The following nucleotide sequence is from uncultured Draconibacterium sp..
TGGGAAGAAAGAGAACGAAAACCTGAAAGAACGACCTGACGTTAAAGTGGAAAAGAAAGATAAAGGTCAGCTCTGGAAAAAGATCAAAGGTATTTTTAGTAAAAAAAACAAATAGAAAATTAAGCAAAACGATCATCGGAACGGTGTTTGGCGGGTAAATCATCGTCTTTTGCATCCAGCCAACCACTAATTGCATCGGGCCGGTTATCCACTTGCCTGAAGAACGGTTTAATATCAATCAGTGGTGTTCCGTCCAGCATATCGGCACCGGTAAACCAGATTCTATTTCCTTCAATTTTAAGTAACTCAACAGTTGACACTCCAATTGGAGATGGGCGTTTAGGTGATCGTGTAGCAAAAACCCCGTGCTCCTTGTCGTCCATAAATGGTTTTACTTTTAGTTTATAGCCATCAACCAGGTGAAGATGGTAAAGCAAAATCAAATTCGAAAAACCCTCAAGCCCTTCCAAAGCCTCTGTTAAATATGGTTCTAACTCAATGATGCCGGTGTACTCTTTTGCTCCAACCGACTGAATCGGAATGTTTGCAATGGTTTTATGCGGTGTAGAAATCGTACCTATTCTACTCAATTCAACTTTTTCTAATTCTTTCATAATCTGCCTTTTGAACTCATGATCAAAATAGTAAATATAACAGATAAATCAGTTGTGAATTTTTTCTATTCCTTAGGCTAAGTTATTTTTTAATTTTTACTTAATTTAGTAGCCTCAATTCGGGATGTAGCGCAGTCCGGTAGCGTACGTCGTTCGGGACGACGGGGTCGCAGGTTCAAATCCTGTCATCCCGACAGATTCAAAATCTAAAAAACATCAAAAGCTTGTAAGTCAAATGATTTACAGGCTTTCTTTTTTTTATAAGGTCAAAATACACCATAAAAAACCATTGTAAATGGGGCCAATCCGGTGACCTCTGAATATTTATACTTTAGAGGTCGCTGCGGTGCTTATTATAAACTATCAATATTGAAGTGTCAGAGATTTTTTCATTCAAGATAGTATGGGTTGGTTCTATTTAATACAAAATCCCAGGGAGAATTAAAATTACCAGCGGAAATAATCAATAGCTACAAGGACGAAAAATATCCGGACGACACATTCTTTATTGCAAATACCGGCTTACTTTAATCGTCAGGATAATTTCAGATTAAAGTGCCATAAACTATTTAACAAAAGATAATTATTGAAAACAATTTACGACTCGAAAGCACAACTACTTCTTTCTTCTAAAATTAGAATATTCTAATCAGTAGAAAGCTATTTGGTGCGAATTTGTAACGGTTTGACTAAAAAAGATTAAAAAATAA
It contains:
- the tsaA gene encoding tRNA (N6-threonylcarbamoyladenosine(37)-N6)-methyltransferase TrmO, with translation MKELEKVELSRIGTISTPHKTIANIPIQSVGAKEYTGIIELEPYLTEALEGLEGFSNLILLYHLHLVDGYKLKVKPFMDDKEHGVFATRSPKRPSPIGVSTVELLKIEGNRIWFTGADMLDGTPLIDIKPFFRQVDNRPDAISGWLDAKDDDLPAKHRSDDRFA